The following proteins are co-located in the Spinactinospora alkalitolerans genome:
- the rpsN gene encoding 30S ribosomal protein S14: protein MAKKSKIVRNEQRARVVARYAERRAELKRVIGHPGTDPESRAAAVAELNRQPRDASATRLRNRDSVDGRPRGHLRRFGLSRIRFRKMAHRGELPGVTKSSW from the coding sequence GTGGCGAAGAAGAGCAAGATCGTCCGCAACGAGCAGCGCGCCCGCGTCGTGGCCCGGTACGCCGAGCGCCGCGCCGAACTCAAGCGCGTCATCGGCCACCCCGGCACCGATCCCGAGAGCCGGGCCGCCGCCGTGGCCGAGCTGAACCGGCAGCCGCGCGACGCCAGTGCCACCCGGCTGCGCAACCGCGACTCCGTCGACGGCCGCCCCCGGGGCCATCTGCGCAGGTTCGGCCTGTCCCGGATCCGGTTCCGGAAAATGGCCCACCGCGGCGAGCTGCCCGGCGTCACCAAGTCGAGCTGGTAG
- a CDS encoding Uma2 family endonuclease has product MAMPVMVEPDEFTALELAADQVEVPQGYRVEIIEGKILVSASPAGIHALLVRQVRLQLERILPSGMVTAENVTVALPVTSQRYIPDLVVCPEELLDTEEWTFPANEVLLALEVTSRWNADIDREVKPMGYAFDDVGHYLLVDRGNRSVTLFSEPEKDAYRRRMTVPFGEALPLPDPFDAALDTAGFK; this is encoded by the coding sequence ATGGCCATGCCCGTGATGGTCGAGCCCGATGAGTTCACCGCTCTGGAACTCGCGGCAGACCAGGTGGAAGTGCCCCAAGGCTACCGGGTCGAGATCATCGAGGGGAAAATCCTGGTGTCCGCTTCACCCGCCGGAATCCACGCGCTGCTCGTCCGCCAGGTGAGGTTGCAACTGGAACGGATACTGCCCTCGGGCATGGTCACCGCCGAGAACGTCACCGTAGCCCTGCCGGTCACCTCGCAGCGCTACATTCCCGACCTGGTGGTCTGTCCCGAGGAACTTCTGGACACGGAGGAGTGGACGTTTCCGGCCAATGAGGTGCTGCTGGCCCTGGAGGTCACCTCGCGCTGGAACGCCGACATCGACCGGGAGGTCAAGCCCATGGGGTACGCCTTCGACGACGTCGGGCACTACCTGCTCGTCGATCGCGGGAACCGGTCGGTCACCCTCTTCAGCGAGCCGGAGAAGGACGCCTACCGCCGCCGGATGACCGTACCGTTCGGGGAGGCGCTGCCGCTTCCCGACCCGTTCGACGCCGCGCTCGACACCGCCGGGTTCAAGTAG
- a CDS encoding helix-turn-helix domain-containing protein, whose product MSPSNAPAAMRRLLDLLAGNAPVEAFEEPAASLRAADAPPADIAEVEAATSVALRIHGSLAQHRRREAQLTALFETSGDLAASRDLDTVLRAIVRRARRLLGTDTAYMTLDDEERGDTYMRVTDGSISPRFQRLRLGYGEGLGGLVAETAEPYASADYLSDPRFAHTGAIDHGVGDEGLVAILGVPLLLGDRVIGVLFAADRAARTFTPDEVALLCSLAAHAAIAIDGTKLLAETRAALAERNTAHAGLRARNAAIQRAEEAHDRLTDLVLRGADLTEVATAVGAVLGGGITVTGADAEVLAQVGTAPRDGLAEAVAVSRTRRRAVAHEGTWVCAVMAGSEPLGGLVLTGRPDLDEADRRLFERAGVVTALLLLLRRSATEAEDRLRGELIGELLAGSGRDPAALAARARRLGADLAGPCAVLLAWAPETRRGLAERARGVVARSGGISGRNGDHVVLLLPGASPAAAARSTAAELSKATGAPVTVAGAGPATGPAQIPDAHAEAERCLRAMRALGLTERGAAMADLGFAGMLLGDRGDLGGYVRATLGPVLDYDARRGTELRRTLESYFARGRSLNRTAKALHVHVNTVAQRLERVTDLLGPDWSEPERELEVQLALRLRALTD is encoded by the coding sequence ATGAGCCCTTCCAACGCACCCGCCGCCATGCGCCGGCTCCTCGATCTACTCGCCGGGAACGCCCCGGTGGAGGCGTTCGAGGAGCCGGCCGCGTCCCTGCGCGCCGCCGACGCGCCGCCGGCCGACATCGCCGAGGTCGAGGCCGCGACCAGCGTCGCCCTGCGCATCCACGGCTCGCTGGCCCAGCACCGGCGGCGCGAGGCCCAACTGACCGCCCTGTTCGAGACGTCGGGGGACCTCGCGGCCTCGCGCGACCTCGACACGGTGCTGCGCGCGATCGTGCGGCGCGCCCGCCGGCTGCTGGGCACCGACACCGCATACATGACGCTGGACGACGAGGAGCGCGGCGACACCTACATGCGGGTCACCGACGGTTCGATCTCCCCGCGGTTCCAGCGGCTGCGCCTGGGCTACGGGGAGGGCCTGGGCGGGCTGGTGGCCGAGACCGCCGAACCCTACGCCAGCGCCGACTACCTCAGCGACCCGCGCTTCGCCCACACCGGCGCGATCGACCACGGGGTGGGCGACGAGGGGCTCGTGGCCATCCTCGGCGTGCCGCTGCTGCTGGGCGACCGGGTGATCGGCGTGCTGTTCGCCGCCGACCGGGCGGCCCGGACGTTCACCCCCGACGAGGTGGCGCTGCTGTGCTCGCTGGCCGCGCACGCCGCGATCGCGATCGACGGCACGAAGCTGCTGGCCGAGACCCGCGCGGCGCTGGCCGAACGCAACACCGCGCACGCCGGCCTGCGCGCGCGCAACGCCGCGATCCAGCGCGCCGAGGAGGCGCACGACCGGCTCACCGACCTCGTGCTGCGCGGCGCCGACCTGACGGAGGTGGCGACGGCCGTCGGCGCGGTCCTCGGCGGCGGCATCACCGTGACCGGCGCCGACGCCGAGGTGCTCGCCCAGGTGGGAACGGCGCCCCGGGACGGCCTGGCCGAGGCGGTCGCGGTCTCGCGCACGCGCCGCAGGGCGGTCGCGCACGAGGGGACGTGGGTGTGCGCGGTGATGGCCGGCTCCGAGCCGCTGGGCGGCCTGGTCCTCACCGGTCGGCCGGACCTGGACGAGGCCGACCGCAGGCTGTTCGAGCGCGCCGGGGTGGTCACCGCGCTGCTGTTGCTGCTGCGCAGGTCGGCGACCGAGGCCGAGGACCGGCTGCGCGGCGAGCTCATCGGCGAACTGCTGGCCGGCTCGGGGCGCGATCCGGCGGCCCTGGCCGCTCGGGCCCGGCGGCTCGGCGCCGACCTCGCCGGTCCGTGCGCGGTGCTGCTGGCGTGGGCGCCGGAGACCCGGCGCGGCCTGGCCGAGCGCGCCCGCGGCGTGGTCGCGCGCTCCGGCGGCATCAGCGGGCGCAACGGCGACCACGTGGTGCTGCTGCTGCCCGGCGCCTCCCCCGCCGCCGCGGCCCGCAGCACCGCGGCCGAACTGTCCAAGGCCACCGGGGCGCCGGTCACGGTGGCCGGGGCCGGACCGGCGACCGGCCCGGCCCAGATCCCCGACGCGCACGCCGAGGCCGAGCGGTGCCTGCGGGCGATGCGCGCGCTCGGCCTCACCGAGCGCGGGGCGGCGATGGCCGACCTGGGCTTCGCCGGCATGCTGCTGGGCGACCGCGGCGACCTCGGCGGCTACGTGCGGGCGACGCTCGGCCCGGTGCTGGACTACGACGCGCGGCGCGGCACCGAGCTGCGGCGCACCCTGGAGAGCTACTTCGCGCGGGGCCGCAGCCTGAACCGGACGGCCAAGGCGCTGCACGTCCACGTCAACACGGTGGCCCAGCGGCTGGAGCGGGTCACCGACCTGCTCGGCCCCGACTGGAGCGAACCCGAACGCGAACTGGAGGTCCAACTGGCCCTGCGGCTGCGCGCGTTGACGGACTGA
- a CDS encoding permease, whose protein sequence is MPDSSSGSSVPSLSLGDSLAHGWDGDDDGLPPSEWGRPRGPRRTATVWVFALFIALLAVGNTWLSDRLDGEAFLAWATIFTAISLQALPFLVFGVALSAALTAFVPAAFWRRAIPRRSVFAVPVAGAAGAVLPGCECASVPVAGGLIKRGVAPAAALTFLLAAPAINPVVLVATAVAFPGQPEMVAARFAASLGAAVAVGWLWARFGRSDWLRPPRLHHDPDASKWRVFRESMQHDIMHAGGFLVVGGLAAATLNVVVPRDWITAVADRPVLSVLVLALLAILLSICSEADAFVAASLTAFSPTAKLAFLVVGPMIDLKLIALQAGTFGWAFVRRFVPLTLVLTLLFSFAIGWWLL, encoded by the coding sequence GTGCCGGACAGTTCTTCGGGCTCCTCGGTCCCGTCACTCTCCCTGGGCGACTCCCTCGCACACGGATGGGACGGGGACGACGACGGGCTCCCACCCTCTGAATGGGGGCGGCCGCGCGGGCCCCGACGCACCGCGACCGTCTGGGTGTTCGCGCTGTTCATCGCCCTGCTCGCAGTGGGCAACACCTGGCTGTCGGACCGGCTGGACGGCGAGGCGTTCCTCGCCTGGGCGACCATCTTCACCGCGATCAGCCTGCAGGCGCTGCCGTTCCTGGTGTTCGGCGTCGCGCTGTCGGCGGCGCTCACCGCGTTCGTGCCGGCGGCCTTCTGGCGGCGCGCCATCCCGCGCAGGTCCGTCTTCGCCGTTCCGGTCGCCGGCGCCGCCGGAGCGGTGCTGCCCGGCTGCGAGTGCGCCTCGGTCCCGGTCGCCGGAGGGCTGATCAAGCGGGGCGTGGCCCCGGCGGCCGCGCTCACCTTCCTGCTCGCCGCTCCGGCCATCAACCCCGTCGTCCTGGTGGCCACCGCCGTGGCCTTCCCCGGTCAGCCGGAGATGGTCGCGGCGCGCTTCGCCGCGTCGCTCGGCGCGGCGGTCGCCGTGGGGTGGCTGTGGGCGCGCTTCGGCAGGAGCGACTGGCTGCGCCCGCCCCGCCTGCACCACGACCCCGACGCCTCGAAGTGGCGCGTCTTCCGCGAGTCGATGCAGCACGACATCATGCACGCGGGCGGCTTCCTCGTCGTGGGCGGTCTCGCGGCGGCGACGCTCAACGTCGTGGTCCCGCGCGACTGGATCACCGCCGTCGCCGACCGGCCGGTGCTCTCGGTCCTGGTGCTGGCCCTGCTGGCGATCCTGCTGTCGATCTGCTCCGAGGCCGACGCCTTCGTCGCGGCCAGCCTCACCGCGTTCTCGCCGACGGCCAAGCTGGCCTTCCTCGTGGTCGGCCCCATGATCGACCTCAAGCTGATCGCGCTGCAGGCCGGCACGTTCGGCTGGGCCTTCGTGCGCCGCTTCGTACCGCTGACGCTGGTACTGACCCTCCTGTTCAGCTTCGCGATCGGATGGTGGCTGCTGTGA
- a CDS encoding NADP-dependent oxidoreductase gives MPVTTREVHLTARPRGEPTPQDFALVERALPELGEEQMLVRNLAVSVDPYMRGKMNGKRTYTDPYELDEPMDGGAIGVVQESRSGDFPEGTTVLHAAGWREHAVLDAARVRPVNVPESLSPTAYLGVLGMPGLTAYVGLLDKARMQRGDTVFVSGAAGAVGGIVGQLARIKGAARVVGSAGSAEKVAYLVDELGFDAAFNYKDGPVAEQLAGVAPDGVDVYFDNVGGEHLEAAIGAASDFARFALCGAVSSYNATEPQPGPRNMFLIVTKRLSLQGFIVGDSDRSSDFYREMVPLVAEGRLKFAETTVDGLDNAVEAFISMLRGGNIGKMVVRTGT, from the coding sequence ATGCCAGTGACCACCCGTGAGGTACATCTCACCGCCCGTCCGCGGGGCGAGCCGACACCGCAGGACTTCGCCCTGGTCGAACGGGCTCTGCCCGAGCTCGGGGAGGAGCAGATGCTGGTGCGCAACCTGGCGGTGTCGGTCGATCCCTACATGCGCGGCAAGATGAACGGCAAGCGCACCTACACCGACCCCTACGAGCTGGACGAACCCATGGACGGCGGCGCGATCGGCGTCGTGCAGGAGTCCCGCAGCGGCGACTTCCCCGAGGGGACCACGGTGCTGCACGCGGCCGGCTGGCGGGAGCACGCTGTGCTCGACGCCGCGCGGGTCCGCCCGGTCAACGTGCCCGAGTCCCTCTCCCCGACCGCCTACCTGGGCGTGCTGGGGATGCCCGGCCTGACCGCCTACGTCGGGCTGCTGGACAAGGCCCGGATGCAGCGGGGCGACACCGTGTTCGTGTCCGGGGCGGCCGGCGCCGTCGGCGGCATCGTCGGCCAGCTGGCCAGGATCAAGGGGGCCGCCCGCGTGGTCGGCAGCGCCGGGTCGGCCGAGAAGGTCGCCTACCTCGTCGACGAGCTGGGCTTCGACGCGGCGTTCAACTACAAGGACGGCCCGGTGGCCGAGCAGCTCGCCGGGGTCGCCCCCGACGGCGTCGACGTCTACTTCGACAACGTCGGGGGCGAGCACCTGGAGGCGGCGATCGGCGCGGCCAGCGACTTCGCCCGGTTCGCGCTGTGCGGCGCGGTCTCCTCCTACAACGCGACCGAGCCGCAGCCCGGGCCGCGCAACATGTTCCTCATCGTCACCAAGCGGCTGAGCCTGCAGGGCTTCATCGTCGGCGACAGCGACCGCAGCAGCGACTTCTACCGCGAGATGGTCCCGCTCGTGGCCGAGGGCCGGCTGAAGTTCGCCGAGACCACCGTGGACGGCCTGGACAACGCGGTGGAGGCGTTCATCTCGATGCTGCGCGGCGGCAACATCGGCAAGATGGTGGTGCGCACCGGCACCTGA
- a CDS encoding 2,3-dihydro-2,3-dihydroxybenzoate dehydrogenase — MGQSGIEGSIAVVTGAGQGIGRAVAHALAAEGAVIAAVDRDPDRARAAAAELEQAGRKALGLVADVAEAAEVERLFDGVERDLGPVSLAVNVAGVLRTGAVTDCSDADWAELFAVNATGVFHVSRAAARRMRPRGGGCIITVGSNASGVPRADMAAYGASKAAATLFTKSLGLELAPHGIRCNVVSPGSTDTPMQRSMWSGADGAARTVAGVPERYRVGIPLGRIADPADIADAVCFLASDAARHITMHDLYVDGGATLRA, encoded by the coding sequence GTGGGCCAGAGCGGGATCGAGGGATCGATCGCCGTGGTCACCGGCGCCGGCCAGGGGATCGGGCGCGCCGTGGCGCATGCGCTGGCGGCCGAGGGCGCCGTGATCGCCGCCGTGGACCGCGATCCCGACCGGGCGCGGGCCGCGGCGGCCGAGCTGGAGCAGGCCGGGCGCAAAGCGCTGGGCCTCGTCGCCGACGTGGCCGAGGCCGCTGAGGTGGAGCGCCTCTTCGACGGCGTCGAACGGGACCTGGGTCCGGTCTCGCTGGCCGTCAACGTCGCGGGCGTGCTGCGCACCGGAGCGGTCACCGACTGCTCCGACGCTGACTGGGCCGAGCTCTTCGCGGTCAACGCCACCGGCGTCTTCCACGTCTCCCGCGCCGCCGCCCGCCGCATGCGGCCGCGGGGCGGCGGCTGCATCATCACCGTCGGCTCCAACGCCTCGGGCGTGCCGCGCGCCGACATGGCGGCCTACGGCGCGTCCAAGGCCGCCGCGACCCTGTTCACCAAGTCTCTGGGCCTGGAGCTCGCGCCGCACGGCATCCGCTGCAACGTCGTCTCGCCCGGTTCCACCGACACCCCCATGCAGCGCTCGATGTGGAGCGGCGCCGACGGCGCGGCGCGCACCGTCGCCGGAGTACCGGAGCGCTACAGGGTGGGCATCCCGCTGGGCCGCATCGCCGACCCCGCCGACATCGCCGATGCGGTGTGCTTCCTGGCCTCCGACGCCGCCCGGCACATCACCATGCACGACCTCTACGTCGACGGGGGCGCGACCCTGCGCGCCTGA
- the rpmB gene encoding 50S ribosomal protein L28, producing the protein MSRTCQVTGKAPAFGNRVSHSHRRTRRRFDPNIQSRRYWLPGENRHVRLRVSTKGMKVIDRRGIERAVADIRARGERV; encoded by the coding sequence ATGTCCCGGACCTGCCAGGTGACGGGCAAGGCGCCCGCCTTCGGCAACCGCGTCTCGCACTCCCATCGGCGCACCAGGCGCCGGTTCGACCCCAACATCCAGTCCAGGCGCTACTGGCTGCCCGGCGAGAACCGGCACGTCCGGCTGCGCGTGAGCACCAAGGGGATGAAGGTGATCGACCGGCGCGGCATCGAGCGGGCCGTCGCCGACATCCGCGCCCGCGGGGAAAGGGTCTGA
- a CDS encoding SSI family serine proteinase inhibitor, whose amino-acid sequence MRNRHTVAAVLAAATGLAAVLTAPAASAAQAPESRLDLTITQRSDNGQQQASSQRYVGLECGPAGGGHPRAEEACAALEEAGGDFDRLATDPGACTLEYAPVTVAATGHWRGSEVDYEEEFANSCTAARRTAGIFDF is encoded by the coding sequence GTGCGAAACCGACACACCGTTGCAGCAGTCCTGGCCGCGGCCACCGGCCTCGCGGCCGTCCTCACCGCCCCCGCGGCGAGCGCCGCGCAGGCCCCGGAGTCCCGGCTGGACCTGACCATCACCCAGCGCAGCGACAACGGGCAGCAGCAGGCGTCCAGTCAGCGCTACGTCGGGTTGGAGTGCGGCCCCGCCGGCGGCGGCCACCCCAGAGCCGAGGAGGCGTGCGCCGCCCTTGAGGAGGCCGGCGGCGACTTCGACCGGCTCGCCACCGACCCCGGCGCGTGCACGCTGGAGTACGCCCCGGTCACCGTCGCGGCCACGGGCCACTGGCGCGGGTCGGAGGTCGACTACGAGGAGGAGTTCGCCAACTCCTGCACCGCCGCCCGGCGGACCGCCGGGATCTTCGACTTCTGA
- a CDS encoding 3-hydroxybutyrate dehydrogenase gives MEAPSSQSGPPAESVRLDLRGRAVLVTGAGSGIGRACALRLAEAGARVHLADIDAEAVKEAADAAGGTAHVADLTDEAAVAALPDAIDVLVNNAGVQHVAPVEAFPPERFRRMHALMVHAPFLLLRRALPHMYASGWGRVVNISSVHGLRASPYKAAYVSAKHALEGLSKVVAAEAAPHGVTSNCLCPGYVRTPLVERQITDQADVHGIAEGEVTESVLLRRSPIKRLAEPEEVAEAVAWLCTPHTGYLTGASISLDGGWTAT, from the coding sequence ATGGAAGCCCCTAGCAGCCAATCCGGCCCGCCGGCGGAATCGGTGCGCCTCGACCTGCGCGGCCGCGCGGTCCTCGTGACGGGTGCGGGCAGCGGAATCGGGCGGGCGTGCGCGCTGCGCCTCGCCGAGGCCGGTGCCCGGGTCCACCTCGCCGACATCGACGCCGAGGCCGTGAAGGAGGCCGCCGACGCGGCCGGCGGCACGGCCCACGTGGCCGACCTGACCGACGAGGCGGCCGTCGCGGCCCTGCCCGACGCGATCGACGTGCTCGTCAACAACGCCGGCGTGCAGCACGTCGCACCGGTGGAGGCGTTCCCGCCGGAGCGGTTCCGCCGGATGCACGCGCTCATGGTGCACGCCCCGTTCCTGCTGCTGCGGCGCGCGCTGCCGCACATGTACGCCTCGGGGTGGGGGCGCGTCGTCAACATCTCCTCGGTGCACGGGCTGCGCGCCAGCCCCTACAAGGCGGCCTACGTCTCGGCCAAGCACGCGCTCGAAGGGCTGAGCAAGGTGGTCGCCGCCGAGGCCGCGCCGCACGGCGTGACCAGCAACTGCCTGTGCCCCGGCTACGTCCGCACGCCCCTGGTGGAACGGCAGATCACCGACCAGGCCGACGTGCACGGCATCGCCGAGGGCGAGGTCACCGAGAGCGTCCTGCTGCGGCGCTCGCCGATCAAGCGCCTCGCGGAGCCCGAGGAGGTCGCCGAGGCGGTCGCCTGGCTGTGCACCCCGCACACCGGGTACCTCACCGGCGCCTCGATCTCCCTGGACGGCGGCTGGACGGCCACCTGA
- a CDS encoding CobW family GTP-binding protein has product MTRPGTARVLIVAGLHGDARAHAVDQILLALPGAVAVHHDLTEIGRGVVHRVLRDRWGERDRSRIDLVHACVSCTLREDLAPLLVDLAERGEDRLHVVEAWDGVEPRAIAEAVTETVVNGRPVTRWLHLGAVLTAVDADRLVADLGTGDDMADRGLDIASEDDRTVAEVLARQIEYPTALTVHGGLRDPGAVGRCAAVLGQLNPAAVILPPERARLAALAEGSFDTAAAAARVDPTSAQPPDSCEAGEVRTLTWRRSRPMHPGRLHAALDDVVGTCLRSRGRFWLASRPDTMLVWDAAGGSLAMEPAGPWLASLPDAAWELVSEHRRTAAQLDWHPVAGDRCQCLSFTGVGLDVERLAAVLDSCLLTEAELAETREWNRADDPFAEVLDLDTAS; this is encoded by the coding sequence ATGACACGGCCCGGGACCGCGCGCGTGCTGATCGTCGCCGGACTGCACGGCGACGCCCGCGCGCACGCGGTCGACCAGATCCTGCTGGCGCTGCCCGGCGCCGTCGCCGTGCACCACGACCTCACCGAGATCGGGCGCGGCGTCGTGCACCGGGTGCTGCGCGACCGCTGGGGCGAGCGCGACCGGAGCCGGATCGACCTGGTGCACGCGTGCGTCTCCTGCACGCTGCGGGAGGATCTGGCGCCCCTGCTGGTCGACCTGGCCGAGCGGGGCGAGGACCGGCTTCACGTGGTGGAGGCGTGGGACGGGGTGGAGCCGCGCGCGATCGCCGAGGCGGTGACCGAGACCGTGGTCAACGGCCGCCCCGTCACCCGCTGGCTGCACCTGGGGGCCGTGCTCACCGCGGTGGACGCCGACCGGCTGGTCGCAGACCTGGGCACCGGCGACGACATGGCCGACCGCGGCCTGGACATCGCCTCCGAGGACGACCGCACCGTCGCCGAGGTGCTGGCCCGCCAGATCGAGTACCCGACGGCGCTGACGGTCCACGGGGGCCTGCGGGATCCGGGTGCGGTCGGGCGCTGCGCCGCGGTGCTCGGCCAGCTCAATCCCGCGGCGGTCATCCTGCCCCCGGAACGCGCCCGGCTCGCCGCCCTGGCCGAGGGATCCTTCGACACCGCAGCGGCGGCCGCGCGGGTGGACCCCACCAGCGCCCAGCCGCCGGACTCGTGCGAGGCGGGGGAGGTGCGCACGCTCACCTGGCGGCGGTCCCGCCCGATGCACCCGGGGCGGCTGCACGCGGCCCTCGACGACGTGGTCGGCACCTGCCTGCGTAGCCGCGGCCGGTTCTGGCTGGCCAGCCGCCCCGACACGATGCTGGTCTGGGACGCGGCCGGCGGGTCGCTGGCGATGGAGCCAGCCGGCCCCTGGCTGGCCTCCCTGCCCGACGCCGCCTGGGAGCTGGTCTCCGAGCACCGGCGCACGGCCGCCCAGCTCGACTGGCACCCCGTCGCGGGCGACCGCTGCCAGTGCCTGTCCTTCACCGGGGTCGGGCTCGACGTCGAGCGCCTGGCGGCGGTGCTCGACTCCTGCCTGCTCACCGAGGCCGAACTGGCGGAGACCCGGGAGTGGAACCGGGCCGACGACCCGTTCGCCGAGGTGCTCGACCTGGACACGGCGTCCTGA
- a CDS encoding MFS transporter, producing MSRSDHRTPFGRVVVASLIGTTIEWYDFFLYGSAAALVFNAVFFPESEPLIGTLLAFTTYAVGFVARPLGGLVFGHYGDRIGRKRLLVISLLMMGGATFAIGLLPTYAAIGVAAPLLLTLLRVVQGFALGGEWGGAVLLVSEHGDERNRGFWASWPQAGVPCGNLLATAVLAVLAVVMPDAVFLDWGWRVPFLLSGVLVLIGLWIRLAVSESPVFQEAAARARTTGSAERAPILDVLRHHWREVLVAMGVRMAENISYYVITAFILVYATQTTDLGNGPVLNAVLIASAVHLVAIPLWGALSDRLGRRPVVALGAAGVGAWSFAFFPLIDIGSFGAVTLAATVGLVLHGAMYGPQAAYFSELFGTRMRYSGASIGYQLASIAAGGIAPLIATALLAAFGSSLPISGYVAAASVLTLIAVWSSRETRGQDLAAVGARSSAAGR from the coding sequence ATGTCGCGATCCGACCACCGCACCCCCTTCGGCAGGGTCGTCGTGGCCAGCCTGATCGGCACGACGATCGAGTGGTACGACTTCTTCCTCTACGGCTCCGCCGCGGCCCTCGTCTTCAACGCCGTGTTCTTCCCCGAGTCCGAACCGCTGATCGGAACCCTGCTCGCCTTCACGACGTATGCGGTCGGGTTCGTGGCGCGCCCGCTGGGCGGGCTGGTCTTCGGCCACTACGGCGACCGCATCGGGCGCAAGCGGCTGCTGGTGATCAGCCTGCTGATGATGGGCGGTGCGACGTTCGCGATCGGGCTGCTGCCCACCTACGCCGCGATCGGCGTCGCGGCCCCGCTGCTGCTGACCCTGCTGCGGGTGGTCCAGGGCTTCGCGCTGGGCGGCGAGTGGGGCGGGGCGGTGCTGCTGGTCTCCGAGCACGGCGACGAGCGCAACCGCGGATTCTGGGCGTCCTGGCCGCAGGCCGGCGTCCCGTGCGGCAACCTGCTGGCCACCGCGGTGCTGGCGGTCCTCGCCGTGGTGATGCCCGACGCGGTGTTCCTCGACTGGGGCTGGCGCGTCCCGTTCCTGCTGTCCGGCGTCCTGGTGCTGATCGGGCTGTGGATCCGGCTGGCGGTGAGCGAATCGCCGGTCTTCCAGGAGGCCGCGGCCCGCGCCAGGACCACCGGGTCGGCCGAGCGCGCGCCGATCCTGGACGTGCTGCGGCACCACTGGCGCGAGGTGCTCGTCGCCATGGGCGTGCGCATGGCCGAGAACATCTCCTACTACGTGATCACCGCCTTCATCCTGGTCTACGCGACGCAGACCACCGACCTGGGCAACGGCCCGGTGCTCAACGCCGTGCTGATCGCCTCGGCCGTCCACCTGGTGGCGATCCCGCTGTGGGGCGCGCTGTCGGACCGGCTGGGCCGCCGGCCGGTCGTCGCGCTGGGTGCCGCGGGCGTCGGCGCGTGGAGCTTCGCGTTCTTCCCGCTGATCGACATCGGCTCCTTCGGTGCGGTGACGCTGGCCGCGACGGTCGGGCTGGTCCTGCACGGGGCCATGTACGGGCCGCAGGCCGCCTACTTCTCCGAGCTGTTCGGCACCCGGATGCGCTACTCCGGCGCCTCCATCGGCTACCAACTGGCCTCCATCGCCGCGGGCGGGATCGCGCCGCTCATCGCGACCGCACTGCTGGCGGCCTTCGGCTCCAGCCTCCCGATCTCCGGCTACGTCGCCGCGGCGTCGGTGCTGACCCTGATCGCCGTGTGGTCCTCGCGCGAGACCCGAGGCCAGGACCTCGCGGCGGTGGGCGCGCGGTCGTCCGCGGCCGGCCGCTGA
- a CDS encoding TIGR03943 family putative permease subunit: MNRIAQGLLMVLLGAAALSCTLASDLYLNYVQPAFRPFLVGAGAVLLVLGVIAIVADMRAADGGGREHDGHGDDGHGHDHARGPGVAWLLLLPVVAVFAVAPPALGAYSAATGAAAAPPAEADAAALGDLGTEAAAGEPVEMELQEFVMRAWTDEERAMAGREIELTGFAVPNPEGEGWYLARLQMACCAADAIVNRVLITDEPEPDKDSWWTVRGTWVEPEGDLQAVRDHRIEVETMSEVADPPDPYE; encoded by the coding sequence GTGAACCGGATCGCTCAGGGCCTGCTCATGGTGCTGCTCGGCGCGGCGGCGCTGAGCTGTACGCTCGCCTCCGACCTCTACCTCAACTACGTGCAGCCGGCGTTCCGCCCGTTCCTCGTCGGGGCCGGCGCGGTCCTGCTGGTGCTGGGTGTCATCGCCATCGTGGCCGACATGCGCGCCGCGGACGGCGGCGGACGGGAGCACGACGGGCACGGCGACGACGGGCACGGCCACGACCACGCGCGCGGGCCGGGCGTGGCCTGGCTGCTGCTGCTGCCGGTCGTCGCGGTGTTCGCCGTCGCCCCGCCCGCGCTGGGCGCCTACAGCGCCGCCACCGGCGCCGCCGCGGCGCCGCCCGCCGAGGCCGACGCCGCGGCCCTGGGCGACCTCGGTACCGAGGCCGCCGCCGGCGAGCCGGTGGAGATGGAGCTGCAGGAGTTCGTGATGCGCGCCTGGACCGACGAGGAGCGGGCCATGGCGGGGCGCGAGATCGAGCTGACCGGGTTCGCCGTGCCCAACCCCGAGGGGGAGGGCTGGTACCTGGCGCGGCTGCAGATGGCCTGCTGCGCCGCCGACGCCATCGTCAACCGGGTGCTGATCACCGACGAGCCGGAGCCGGACAAGGACAGTTGGTGGACGGTCCGGGGCACCTGGGTGGAGCCCGAGGGTGACCTCCAGGCCGTCCGCGACCACCGGATCGAGGTCGAGACGATGTCGGAGGTCGCCGACCCCCCGGACCCCTACGAGTAG